In one Watersipora subatra chromosome 6, tzWatSuba1.1, whole genome shotgun sequence genomic region, the following are encoded:
- the LOC137398018 gene encoding uncharacterized protein, whose product MHGALDPKSDTTKWYLDREDGVNENDPAKILWDFYIRTEKHVLANQSDIVVVDKENKGATTIEVAVLNDYAIASKDKEKVEKYLPLGEEIEKCWDVRITVIPVFIGAQGAITPAHKMWLAQIPTAINSSELQKSALFGTAKILRPVLKLRGLW is encoded by the exons atgcatggagcacttgacccaaaatctgatactactaaatGGTATCTCGATAGGGaagatggcg tcaatgaaaatgaccccgctaagatcctctgggacttctacatccggactgaaaAGCATGTCCTGGCGAACCAatcagatatagtggtggtggacaaggagaacaagggAGCTACTACAATAGAGGTAGCAGTACTCAATGACTACGCTATAGCCAGCAAAGataaagaaaaggtagagaaatatctccctcttggagaagagattgaaaaatgctgggatgtaagaataACTGTAATCCCGGTATTCATTGGGGCAcagggtgcaataacaccggcacataaaatgtggcttgcccagataccaacagcaatcaactcaagtgagttgcagaaaagtgcgctattcggaacagctaagatcttgaggccaGTGCTCAAACTCcgaggtctctggtag